TGCGCGCTGGTCTTTATGACCTTCTGGTGGGAGCTGGCCCGGTTCGTGGACAACAAACTGGTGGAGATCCTCTACAGCAGCCCCAGTGACGGTTCCCTGTTGGGTTACCTGGCTGATGACTTTGACAACTGGGTCAGTGACTTTGTGACGGTCACCATGTTTCTGGTATGGCCAGCGTTCTTCCTGGCTGCGATGGGTTGGGCTGGATATAAGATGGCATTGATTTCTGATGGTATGGGATCAGGAACTAAGTCGGCAGGGGATGCGGGAAAAGGGGCTGCTCAGTTCTTCCAGCAGATAACTGGAAAAGGAAAATCGAAGGGAGACAAGGGGCAGGCATAAGCAGTTACGAACTACGAACTACGAACTACGAACTACGAACTACGAACTACTATCAGGATGGTACTACTTGGCAGTGCCATTCTGCGTGGTTCTAGTCGATTTTCTGGCTACCACTGTAGTACCCATCACCCTCTGGACCATGACGATAGCCTGTTCTGTGCAGGCTATCATCGCTTTCCTCACTACTGGTGCCCACGGCCATAAATTGAACAAACCCCGCCGTGAGTACCCCCACAGTAATCGCAAACACCCTATAGATCAGTAGCATCAATTGTTTGGCCAGCAGTATCTGGAAACGCCGATCTTTTAGACGTTGCAGAAAGCCGGCCTTGGTGGCTGAGGTGTGGGCGGGCATGGGACTCTCCTTGTACGCCTGTGGTGGGGGTAAGTTGAATACAAAATGTACGGGATGTAAAGTTTCGGCCTTTGCTGATTCCTTTCTTGGGTTTTCGGGGGCTGTATTGAACAACTTTGCAACATTAGTTGATGCTCTGATCACGTCAGAGATGCATGAAGCTCCGCAGCATGAGAAGTTACTGCTTGTATGTGATACTCCTGAATACCTGCTCACTCATGCAGGTTTTCCTGCCTTACCTGTGGCAGTCAAAAGCAGCATTATAAGCAAGATATGCTTTGATCATGGTATCCCCACACGTATGATCCAGCAGCTTCCAACCATTATACAAAACGCTCCAATGGCCCTATTCAAACCTGCCAAGCAGACATTGATCGATAGCGTTGTCGTTGTGACTTTTGAGATAAAAAGCGGCGCTCCTGTCATCATCCCTATCAGGCAAAACCAGCAGGTTGGTCGTAATCAGTATTACAACTTAGTCACGTCAATGTATGGCAAAGAGGGTCCTGATCCAGTCCAGAAATGGGAAGCAGAAGGTCTTCTGATTTGGAAGAGCCAACCATAGGCACACAGGGCAGCTTTATCTTTGAGTGCTTTGACCAAATTTGACCACAAAACAAAACAACGATATATTGTTTGTGTGAAGGTCACTCACACCACGCAATTAGAGCGGAAATGTCATACCTTCCAAGTTTTGAAAAAAGCCCACATAATTGTGGGCTTTTTTCATTATTAGGCTACAGAGTGTGTTTGAGCCTCCCCGCTCTTTAAATCCAGATGAGGCCCGCGTAGCACCCCCCATGGTCAGCCTGTAAAGGGCAAGTAGTGGGAAGGTTAGGCAGCGGCTAGCCCTTCAACATTTGATGTTGTCGTAGTACTTGGAGCTTATAGCTCCACCTTTTTTCATTTATGGGTAGTACACCCTATGTCGTTCAAGCGCTCTCAAGCTCCACCTGATAGATCTTGCCCCATGTTGTGATACTCCAACTGCTTTGCCCTGATCCGCATGATCGACTGCCGGGTAGTCCCAAAATTTCGTGCCACCTGAGCGACAGACACTCCTGCCGCTAAGCGGTCAATGACTTTGACCTGATCTTCGTCACTCAATGCCGGTGGGCGCCCTAGCCTCTTCCCTTCGGCACGCGCTCTTGCCAGACCTGCCTGAGTGCGCTCTATCAGCAAATCTCGCTCAAACTCCGCGACCGCATTCATCACCATCATCGTCATCCGGCCTGCAGGGCTGGTCAGATCCGCACCTCCCAATGCCAGGCAATGAACATGGATACCATCTTCTGCCAGAAGTTCTATGGTGGCCCGAACATCCATGGCATTGCGACCCAGCCTATCCAGCTTGGTCACGATCAATATATCTCCGGGCTCCAGGCGATCCAGCAGTCTGGCAAACTGCGGACGCTCAAGCGCTGCTACACTGCCGCTGATGTGCTCTGTTACGATCCGCCGTTGATTTACAGCAAAGCCCGCCGCAACAACTTCTTGTATCTGGTTATCAGTATGTTGGTCAGCAGTGCTGACACGGGCATAGACGAAAATGCGGGACATACGTGCACCTACATGTACGAAATCAGTGTTCGTATCATACGGCGTGTACAAAATAGGGAAAGGCTAATTTTAGGACAGGGTGTTTGAGAGGGGTCCGAAAACGATCCTTTTTATACACTTATCTTGCTCGCGAGCTAGAGCTGTATTACATCGAGCTATAAATTCTGATTCTGATATTGGAGAGCGCTCTCACCAAACGGTGCCGAAGAAAAATGAAATGACATGCTCAAGAAAGTGAAAGCTCACGCCTAACCATGAATAGCCTCGAAAGAGACGATATGCCTTCTAATTGGATAGCTCGAAATCGACAACCATGATAAAGGTTTCTTTCATCAGCAGGGCTTTGTTGCATAAATAGATGTCAGCATATAAGACCCCTTACCCCAGATGATCTTATGGTATGCGCACCGTCATCGGTGTCCCGAGCCGCGTAAAGCGATTCAATATTGCCGCCCGCACCTGAAGCTCGGCGACCTGCCGGTCAAAGTCCCTTGCCATCACGCGTTCACCCAGTCGCTTGAAACAGTGCATTTTGGTTTCCACCAGACTACGCCGATGATAACCGCTCCACTTCTTCCAGAGCGTCCGGCCCAGCCGGCGGGTACCCCGCAGAATCTCATTCCTGGCAGAAGCCCCCGGGCGATTTTCCTTCCACGGCTTCGCATTCTGGCGGGTGGGTATCACCGCCTCTGCCTCTCGCCGGGCTATCGCCTCATGACAGCCTCGCGTGTCGTAGGCACCATCTCCGCTGACAGACGCTATCTTCTCCTCCACTGGTATCTGACTCAGCAACCCGGGCAGCATCGGCGCGTCCCCCACCGCATTGTCGGTCACTTCAATAGCCCGGATTTCCAGCGTGTGCGCATCGATGCCCAGATGCACCTTGCGCCATTGGCGGCGGTAGTCCGCACCGTGCTTTTTGGTTTTCCATTCCCCTTCGCCCAGCATCTTGATACCGGTGCTGTCGATCAACAGATGCAGTCCGGTCGTGGCTGGGTGGCAAGGAATCACGACCTGCAGCGACTTCTGGCGCCGACAAACGGTGCTGTAGTCGGGGGTTGGCCAATCCAGCCCTGCCAGTTTAAGCAGGCTTTGTACCATGCCCACCGCCTGGCGCAGGGCCAGGTGTAGAGGCATTTAATGGTCAGGCAGAACTGAATGGCGGCATCGCTGAAGGTGGGCGTACGTCCTCGCTTCCCGCACGCAGAACCGTACCAGTTCATGTCACGGTCGAGCCAGATCATCAGCGATCCACGCGCTTTGAGCGCGGCGTTGTAGGACTTCCAATTGATGGTCTTGTACTGAGGTGAGGCCGGTTTATTCATGCCGTCATTCTACAGCATGGGACTCAACATGATTTGTGCAACAAAGCCTTGACGAGGCTTCCCCTGCATTTGACAACGATAGCTTAGGCGGTGGCGGCACTGGCTGGATGAATCAAACCGGCGGCTTTGATGGTCTATCCATTGAGGACCAGGAAGAAGCCCGTCAAGCACACGCAGAATGGCAAGAGCGCGACCCGGAAAATCACACCTTCGACGTTGAGGACTACGTTTCGTATGCCCAAGAACGCCAGCAGGAGCGCAACGAAGAGGTTGCCAGTTTTGTTAAAAAAGGTCGCATGGCCTAACTAAGTAAGGATTACTGATTATGGAGTTTAACTTTCCACCTCAAAACCTTGCAGAGGTATTTGGTTTCTTCGCAGTGATGTTCATTGTGATAGTGGCCTCCTATTTTTTGGGCCAGTGGCTGCACAAAACCGGGCACGGCCCGAAGATGAAAGCCATTGCCGACAAAATGGAGGTATTCCAAAACAAGCTGGCCGGGCGTGCTTATAAGGACATGACGAGATCGGTCGAGCGAATCGACAAAATGAGGTATTGGCCGTTTGGCCGACGCAAGTAGTTAGAAAGCACACGGGCCGGTGATGGGGCTTTGTTGCACA
This genomic interval from Pokkaliibacter sp. MBI-7 contains the following:
- a CDS encoding recombinase family protein; translated protein: MSRIFVYARVSTADQHTDNQIQEVVAAGFAVNQRRIVTEHISGSVAALERPQFARLLDRLEPGDILIVTKLDRLGRNAMDVRATIELLAEDGIHVHCLALGGADLTSPAGRMTMMVMNAVAEFERDLLIERTQAGLARARAEGKRLGRPPALSDEDQVKVIDRLAAGVSVAQVARNFGTTRQSIMRIRAKQLEYHNMGQDLSGGA
- a CDS encoding conjugal transfer protein TrbL, giving the protein MNQTGGFDGLSIEDQEEARQAHAEWQERDPENHTFDVEDYVSYAQERQQERNEEVASFVKKGRMA